A region of Pyxidicoccus parkwaysis DNA encodes the following proteins:
- a CDS encoding M4 family metallopeptidase yields MAESLANLKAQSLKLGLGSRDGFTLSGSSTDSFGQTHARFAQTYQGVPVWGAMAITHQGVSAGDFTITADGLRKGIRLDVTPALDAKAALQKATDELAPKGEFAVTPNSELIVYPQTRLVNRYPNKPVAKQNAADFDTEVVGYKLAYHVHTELENAKDGVKHTDFIIDAQSGDVLKKWNSLQTAAAKGLGHSQYSGDVQLDVFQNAQGLYELRDTTRTGGEGIRTYDINHADVQNGVVPTLTLYTDTDNVWGDGQNYIVGANNTLSANGQTAAVNAHFGLLATWDFYKKIFGRNGVDGLGSPTYNRVHASNNYNNAFWSDGCFCMSYGDGSYPAAGGFKSMGVLDVTGHEMTHGVASHTAGLIYDGESGGLNESNSDIFGTMTEFWVANGRGSTIGDTGGNWLMAEQLSDFPLRVMFKPSLDGASADAWFPGLGNIDVHFSSGPMNRAFFFLSQGAQPLVVGTDYSSTYLPEGMRGIGNDKAAAIWYRALTTYLFPSSNYLSARTGSLQAAADLFGAQSNEYRAVQNAFAAINVGYTANTYDDRTAPTVVASVSGSAPNLQLKAQADDNVGVARVELYVDGALAGNVASQPYQFPLDATSLSNGTHELVAVAYDAAGNYAASNPASFTVANTFDQLLTDPGFELAGQGWTADPPENINFPAAGAHSGQGYVWLNGWATTHVDRLWQDVTIPAGVTKASLTFYLYLTTSETTTTAVRDTLTLQVRNTSGTVLGTVATWSNLDANLTWTQQSVDLTAYAGQTVRIFLEGSENASLATNFQLDDFSLRVTRAADTETPRVNANVLFSGTRVGYLADVSDNGFVNAVEFLVDGVSLGNSVKSFTRIVNLSTLTAGAHTLVARATDAGGNVGTSPAVTFYVDTTATQRVLNPSFETSTSWTSATTVSGSTGILSSASFAHTGSRFWIFWTLGPVRHSTRQSVAIPATATSAIFSFWVRIYNGGFTDNVAHHTFSAKVRDSAGTELATLKTLSQLDDTNAEYFQHRFDLTQYKGQTIQLFFDVDQTAALAIPDGDVQFFLDDVNLVTSTQADTQSPTLSAAVEGSYGTVQLKATVSDNVWTSTLAFLVDGAPVTSFTDVQGIYAAPFDTRSLSNGPHQFTARATDKSGNTTERVVSFDVKNSTVQDQGAPHITASVEGMFENYTLRAEATDDTGVTVVEFYVDGALKGKTSFEPYTLPLFPIPLAAGEHVLEAVAYDAYGNSSKATTKFTLNPVTVEFAVAQHVVPVGGSVALQANVSNAVNTAVTWSVTEGRICGTVSATGVYAAPVVRGLCHVSAASVVVPTAKAVATFQVYTGDINGDSVVDGEDMGLLAQDYGTNGSEATNLDGAGSVNDNDITLFVSQFGR; encoded by the coding sequence GTGGCGGAATCCCTGGCAAACCTCAAAGCGCAAAGCCTCAAGCTCGGGCTGGGCTCGCGGGATGGCTTTACGCTGTCCGGCTCCAGCACGGACAGCTTTGGCCAGACGCATGCGCGCTTCGCGCAGACATACCAGGGCGTACCGGTATGGGGCGCCATGGCCATCACCCACCAGGGTGTGTCCGCCGGGGACTTCACCATCACCGCCGACGGCCTGCGCAAGGGCATCCGCCTGGACGTGACGCCCGCGCTGGACGCGAAGGCCGCGCTGCAGAAGGCCACCGACGAACTGGCGCCCAAGGGCGAGTTCGCCGTCACGCCGAACAGCGAGCTCATCGTCTATCCCCAGACGCGGCTCGTGAATCGCTACCCCAACAAGCCCGTGGCGAAGCAGAACGCGGCGGACTTCGACACGGAGGTCGTGGGCTACAAGCTCGCGTACCACGTGCACACCGAGCTGGAGAACGCGAAGGACGGCGTCAAGCACACGGACTTCATCATCGACGCGCAGTCGGGCGACGTGCTGAAGAAGTGGAACTCGCTCCAGACGGCCGCGGCCAAGGGCCTCGGTCACTCGCAGTACAGCGGTGACGTCCAGCTGGACGTCTTCCAGAACGCCCAGGGCCTCTACGAGCTGCGCGACACCACGCGCACCGGCGGCGAGGGCATCCGGACCTACGACATCAACCACGCGGACGTGCAGAACGGCGTGGTCCCCACGCTGACCCTCTACACGGACACGGACAACGTCTGGGGCGACGGGCAGAACTACATCGTCGGCGCCAACAACACGCTGAGCGCGAACGGCCAGACGGCCGCCGTCAACGCGCACTTCGGCCTGCTGGCGACGTGGGACTTCTACAAGAAGATTTTCGGCCGCAACGGCGTGGATGGCCTCGGCTCGCCCACCTACAACCGGGTGCACGCCAGCAACAACTACAACAACGCCTTCTGGAGCGACGGCTGCTTCTGCATGAGCTACGGCGACGGCTCGTATCCGGCCGCGGGTGGCTTCAAGTCCATGGGCGTGCTCGACGTGACGGGCCACGAGATGACCCACGGCGTCGCCTCGCACACGGCGGGCCTCATCTATGACGGCGAGTCCGGCGGCCTCAACGAGTCCAACTCGGACATCTTCGGCACCATGACGGAGTTCTGGGTCGCCAACGGCCGCGGCAGCACCATTGGTGACACCGGCGGCAACTGGCTCATGGCCGAGCAGCTCAGCGACTTCCCGCTGCGCGTGATGTTCAAGCCGTCGCTGGACGGCGCGAGCGCGGATGCCTGGTTCCCCGGCCTCGGCAACATCGACGTGCACTTCAGCAGCGGCCCGATGAACCGCGCCTTCTTCTTCCTGTCCCAGGGCGCGCAGCCGCTGGTGGTCGGCACCGACTACTCCAGCACCTACCTGCCCGAGGGCATGAGGGGCATCGGCAACGACAAGGCGGCGGCCATCTGGTACCGCGCGCTCACCACGTACCTGTTCCCGTCGTCCAACTACCTGTCGGCCCGCACCGGCAGCCTCCAGGCCGCGGCGGACCTCTTCGGCGCCCAGTCCAACGAGTACCGCGCGGTGCAGAACGCCTTCGCGGCCATCAACGTGGGCTACACCGCCAATACGTATGACGACCGCACGGCCCCCACCGTCGTCGCGAGCGTCTCCGGCAGCGCGCCCAACCTCCAGCTGAAGGCGCAGGCCGACGACAACGTCGGCGTGGCCCGCGTGGAGCTCTACGTGGACGGCGCCCTGGCTGGGAACGTCGCCTCCCAGCCGTACCAGTTCCCGCTGGACGCCACCTCGCTGTCCAACGGCACGCACGAGCTGGTGGCGGTGGCCTACGACGCGGCCGGCAACTACGCCGCGTCCAATCCGGCGAGCTTCACCGTCGCCAACACCTTCGACCAGCTCCTCACCGACCCGGGCTTCGAGCTGGCCGGCCAGGGCTGGACGGCGGACCCGCCGGAGAACATCAACTTCCCCGCGGCGGGCGCACACTCGGGCCAGGGCTACGTGTGGCTCAACGGCTGGGCCACGACGCACGTCGACCGGCTGTGGCAGGACGTCACCATTCCCGCCGGCGTCACCAAGGCCTCGCTGACCTTCTACCTCTACCTGACCACCTCCGAGACGACGACCACCGCCGTCCGCGACACGCTGACGCTGCAGGTGCGCAACACCTCGGGCACGGTGCTGGGCACGGTGGCGACGTGGTCCAACCTGGACGCGAACCTGACCTGGACGCAGCAGAGCGTGGACCTGACGGCCTACGCGGGCCAGACGGTGCGCATCTTCCTGGAGGGCAGCGAGAACGCCTCGCTCGCCACCAACTTCCAGTTGGATGACTTCTCGCTGCGCGTCACCCGCGCCGCGGACACCGAGACGCCCCGCGTGAATGCCAACGTGCTCTTCTCCGGCACGCGCGTGGGCTACCTCGCGGACGTGTCCGACAACGGCTTCGTCAACGCGGTGGAGTTCCTCGTCGACGGCGTGTCCCTGGGCAACTCGGTCAAGTCGTTCACCCGCATCGTCAACCTCTCCACCCTGACGGCCGGCGCGCACACGCTCGTCGCCCGGGCCACGGACGCGGGCGGCAACGTGGGGACCTCTCCCGCGGTGACGTTCTACGTGGACACCACCGCCACCCAGCGCGTGCTCAACCCCAGCTTCGAGACCTCCACGAGCTGGACGAGCGCGACGACGGTGTCGGGCTCGACGGGCATCCTCAGCAGCGCGTCCTTCGCGCACACGGGCAGCCGCTTCTGGATTTTCTGGACCCTGGGTCCGGTGCGGCACTCCACCCGTCAGTCCGTCGCCATTCCCGCGACCGCGACCTCGGCCATCTTCAGCTTCTGGGTGCGCATCTACAACGGCGGCTTCACCGACAACGTGGCCCACCACACCTTCAGCGCGAAGGTGCGGGACTCCGCCGGCACCGAGCTGGCGACGCTGAAGACGCTCTCCCAATTGGATGACACCAACGCGGAGTACTTCCAGCACCGCTTCGACCTGACGCAGTACAAGGGTCAGACGATTCAGCTGTTCTTCGACGTGGACCAGACGGCGGCCCTGGCGATTCCGGACGGCGACGTCCAGTTCTTCCTGGACGACGTCAACCTGGTCACCTCGACCCAGGCGGACACCCAGAGCCCCACGCTCTCCGCGGCGGTCGAGGGCAGCTACGGGACGGTGCAGCTCAAGGCCACCGTGAGCGACAACGTCTGGACCTCCACCCTCGCGTTCCTGGTGGACGGCGCCCCGGTGACCTCGTTCACGGACGTCCAGGGCATCTACGCCGCGCCGTTCGACACGCGCAGCCTGTCCAACGGCCCGCACCAGTTCACGGCGAGGGCCACGGACAAGTCGGGCAACACGACGGAGCGCGTGGTGAGCTTCGACGTGAAGAACTCCACCGTGCAGGACCAGGGCGCGCCGCACATCACCGCCAGCGTGGAGGGCATGTTCGAGAACTACACGCTGCGGGCCGAGGCCACCGACGACACGGGCGTGACGGTCGTGGAGTTCTACGTGGACGGCGCTCTGAAGGGTAAGACCTCGTTCGAGCCGTACACGCTGCCGCTGTTCCCGATTCCGCTGGCGGCGGGTGAGCACGTCCTCGAGGCGGTGGCGTACGACGCCTACGGCAATTCGTCCAAGGCGACCACGAAGTTCACGCTCAACCCGGTGACGGTGGAGTTCGCGGTGGCGCAGCACGTGGTGCCGGTGGGTGGCTCGGTTGCCCTGCAGGCGAACGTATCCAACGCGGTGAACACGGCGGTGACCTGGTCCGTGACGGAGGGCCGTATCTGCGGCACCGTCAGCGCGACGGGCGTCTACGCCGCGCCGGTGGTCCGTGGCCTGTGCCACGTGTCCGCGGCGAGCGTCGTGGTACCGACGGCGAAGGCCGTGGCGACCTTCCAGGTCTACACGGGCGACATCAATGGCGACAGCGTCGTGGACGGAGAGGACATGGGCCTGCTCGCGCAGGACTACGGCACCAACGGCTCCGAGGCGACGAACCTCGACGGCGCCGGCTCCGTGAACGACAACGACATCACCCTCTTCGTCAGCCAGTTCGGACGGTAA